CACACTCATGAATCCTCTTTCCCTATTTCCCTTTTGGTTTTCTTCCACAGCCCCCATGACTCTCTCACACACTACATATTATTATGTTTCCTGTCTGCAGTAGAcaagcctttgcacatgctagcCCCTCTGCCCTCTAAACGTCAGCTCCGTCAGGCGgtgatctttgttttgttcattgctgtgcCCTTGGCATCTAtacaagtgcctggcacacagtaggtgctgaataaatgttcattaaacaaataaatggggcggagagtatagctcagtggtagaactcaTGGTTGgcatgcacaaggacctgggttcaatccccagtactttcattaaaaaaaaaaaaaacctaaacaaacaaacaaacaaataaataaataagtaagaggGCAACAGAAATTCCACTACTGACCATTGTTTCCCTTTGCCCACTGGCTGTTAGGAAGCTCCAAGGCAAATTCATAGCCCATTCACACTTCTTCACATCTCTTGAACCCCTCTGGTCAGGTTTTCACCTCACTGTGCCACACAACTGCCCTTGTCATGTCCCCTGTGACTTCTGCTTCAATTCAGCAGCACTGACCCAGGCCCCATTATgttccctgtttttctttctgttttcacccTGATTTTCATTTCTGCCTTCCTGTCCATGTTTTACAGTCCTTGAACTGAAACCATTCCAGGTACCACACGTTATATAACTGAACAACTAGAATAACTGGCCCCCTATCTCTGGTCATGTCTACTGCCCACAGGAGACCCCTCGCTCAGATTAGTGTATTTTCCTGACTGCTCATGTGCCCCGGGGGTGAGTTTTGCCACCTACTGCCTGGGTTGTCTCAGTGTCCCAGCTCCAGTTCTGCAGGCCCACACAGCTCCAGCTCAGCCGAACGAGCTTCTGCAAATACCACTTTCAGCTTAAGAACCTCCAAGGGCTCCCAatggccagtggttctcaactccaGCTGTACATCAGGTCTCCCCGGAagctcttcagaaaaaaataaacggTCTGCAACTCCACCCAGAACAACTGAATCGGAAACTCCAATAGTAGGACACTGGCTTCAGGTTTTATAAGTGCTCAGCATTTTCTGCCCTGCTCTTGGGCATAAAAACCAGCCTgccaccctggggagggggttggtACAATTCAGCAGGTTCTGGTTGATTCTTCGTCCTCAGAATCTCCCCCCAGAGAAACATGTGAACAGGTACAAGTGAAAACCAGGGCAGAACAAGGATTTTGTTGCAGCATTGCTTGCAGCAGGGAACAAACATCATCATAACAGCTAATACCTGGACTATTCATTAAGTGCCAGAAACTGTTCTAAGCCCTTTGCtgtattttaactcatttaatcatcacatcaACCTATAAGATAAGAGAAAAATTCCATCCATGATGCTAGTTCTCAAGACCGAACTGAGATTCTGCAAAGGCCTCTGCCCTCCACCTGAGCAGCTACCTCGAGGTATCCTCTTCACCTGAGTCTCCCTGGGCATAGGTGCTCCCCAGGCGCCAAGAGGCTTAGGCGAATGCGATCTGGATTGTGAGGGGTCCTCTGGGAGGGTGGGGCCTAGGGTTGTGGGAATGGGGCCACACATAGTCACAGGTGGGGCACTGAAACCTCTTGAGGGGTAGGGTTGGATGGCCCGCGGTGTACAGTCACAGCCCCCGGCTATATTGTGGGAGTTTTAGGCGATAAGGCCTGTGAGAGGCCAGGAGCCAGCAGAGACCTCTGGCCATTGAAGCCTCAGGAGGCAGGGCCGCCCCTCCAGGGACCGGGCCGTTAGAAACCTTGGAGGTGAGGCCCGTACCAGGATTGGGCAGCCAGAGCTCTAGCGGGCGGGGCCAAGCGCCCAGGAGGCGGGTCGGGAGGCTGGGCACATCCTACGATTGGGCAGCCGGAGAGACGGGAGGCGGGGCCGCGAGCCAGGCGCATCCCAGGACCGGCAGTCAGAGACCCGGGCCGGCAGCCTGGGCGCTGGGCGGGGTTCACAGGtgccaggggcggggcctggggtaGAGGGGGCGGGACCAGGCTCAGCGGGGGATGGGGGCGTCTCCtccctcattccctccctccctcgggcCGGGCCCCCTCACCCGTGGCGGCCGCTACGCTGGCCGCGCTCCAGTGAGATGAGGTAGGCGGCGAGCTTGGCGTCGCTCCAGCCGCTGCGGCGCCGCAAGTCCACCCAGGGCCCGTGCGCCTCGCCCAGGTACACGCGCCGCACGTCGTACTTCTTCCGGGACTCAAGCCGCCGCCGGGCCCGGTCCGACTCCGTGAGTCGTGGCCGGCCCCGCGCCTTGCGGCCCGCCGCGCCCTCCTCGGCGGCCGCCTCCCCGCCTGCACCCGCCTcagcctccgcctccgcctcggGCTCCGGCGCCCGCTCCGCCATCCCCCCCTCCCTGGTTACCAGCCTCCCCCGTTGTTAGGAGCCCGGCCGGAAGTGGCGCGCATCTTCCGCGCCGACGGGAAATTTCTCATGGACTCTCACTGCCCCGCGGCGCCAAGAGGAGACCGAGAGCGGAAATTGCGCATGCGCAAAGCGTGTGCAACCCACTGtccttttattccttctctgTTAAACTTTATAACTTCGCAGAGACGGAAGTGGGGATGCTGAAGGTTTAAGGCTGACTCGGGAAGAAAGAGACGGGAGAGTCCGTAGACTCTAGGGGAATGGGGGCTTCCTCCTCCGCACTCTTATCCTGAATGCATTGGGGGATGACAAGGGAAGGGTGGTAGCTGTCAAGTAAAGGCAGAGGGAAAGTCTGGGCCCCGACCAGTCAATGCTGGTTGCTGGAGCCCTTGAAAAGCCGCGACACCAGGTATtaatggggcaggggaggccacACTGCCAGAGAGGGGGCAAGGCAGCCCCAAGCTGGAAAACTTTTATTTGCTGTACACTCAAAAGATCATCTCATGCTTTCACACCAGTCCACAGTCTGTGCTTCTGTGACCACTCAGGCTCAGCTCTGGCCCTGCTGCTGTCGTTGCTGActgttttcctcttcttcttggccctcaggtgggggtgggggtggcagtggcTCCTCCAGCCCTGAGGAGGATGCTAGGAGCTCCCCGGAGGACCCAGCCAGGCGGAAGACCACTGGAAtctgggccagggctgggttGGTCTCTTGCAGGCCCTGGATCCACTTGGCCAGTGTGGCCTGGTCATGGGCACCCGTCATGCATATGGCGAAGACAGGGCCTTCCTCCACTGTTGGGAGAGACAGGATCTGAGTTCGTGCAGTGGGGACTGGAGCTGCCCCCTCATGCCCACAAGGGTGGGGACTTTAAGTTCCTTTCGCATTTTGTGTGTGTCCAAGCCTTTGTACAGGTTATCCCCTCTGCCTAGCCTGCCCCACTCCTGCTTCACCTGGGGATGCAGGAATGCCTCCTGGTTCAATGTTCCACCAGGAAATCCTTCCGACTCCCACCTGAGGCTGGGTTGTATGCTTCTCCCCTGGGACCCCAAGAATATAACTTGCCTATTCCACCACAGGCccgaactgtgtgtgtgtgtgtgtgtgtgtacgtacttGGGCCTCTGCTGGGTCTGTGTATGTGAAACTGGGCTGAGTCtcagcctgggccccacccctcgACTCCTGAGGTCACACTTCTTCCTGCGCAGTGTTTGGAATCCTACCCATCCTGGTTTTTACCTTCACTGATGTCAAACTGGTAGTCATCCCAGCCACTCCTCTCGTAGGCCAGGTCTAGCTGCATCGGGTAGTAAAGGTTCCACTCCTCTGGAATCTCCTCCACTTCCTACCCCGGGGAGGGGGGCACAGGCAGGGTCACAGGCCTGGGATGTTGCGGCCACCCGCTGCCTCTCCCCCCAGCCTACCCCCTCCACTTCCCTATCCTCTGCCCCACCTCTAAGCCAGCTCACTCCCCCCACGCTCAACTCCCGTCTGGGGCCTTTACCCTCTCCTCTGGGGGCAGCAAGTCAGCTCTGAGGATGTGGTAATAGACACATTTGTCTCGAAGCCACAGGGAGAAAGGGCCCTCGACGAAGATAGGCCGGGCTGGGTTGTGGTGGGCCAGGGCAGCCTGCTGATCAGGACTCTGGATTCCTGGGGTGGAGACGCACGTACTTGGGGCACCTGGGCTGAGGAGCTGTGCCCAAAGGCCCGGTGAGAACCGGGCGCCCCCTCTGCAGGACCTTACCTACAATGTGTGGCTCTGTGGGATCCGCTGCATCTGTAGCGTCTTTGGGCAAAGGCATCTGCAAAGAAAAGCAGGGGTGGAAGCTTGCAGCCTACAGCCCCTACAgaggagccagggagagagaaatagggaAGGGGGTTCCAGTGATTTCAGGGCCCCTCTTGGGCCTGTCTACTGGGCCTCCCCCATGTCACTCAAGCCCCCCACCTTCTTGGTTCCATCCAACTTGCCAAGAATCATTTTACTAAATCATAAATGTACAACTGCTTCTTAATGCTACACACAcacttagattttttaaagtaataacatTATGTCTTATTGCACCATAATCCTGCTAATAGCTTTTCAAAACTTTGAGAAAAACATTTTGattgtatatgtgtatctttttctCTCACACTAAAAGTTCTGGTTCCTACCATGAGTAACACATTTGCATATTTGACTTATCCATCAATCTACGTAAATGGTCTTGATATTACAACTGAACAGAATGCTAAGGGATTAAGTTCAGGATCCTCAGAATACAGGCCACTGAGGACAGGCAGTCAGATGACAGTGagtcagaagaaattttttctctctttggttATGCTGTCAATTAGCCACATCCATTTGTTTTCAGCTTTGGTGAATTTCCCCCCCCCCTCctttttgattatatttttaatagtctaAACATTTCCATAGTTTAGAAGCCAACTCATATTAAATAGCTGtctctctcccactcctctctctgccccatctcCTCTGCCCGCCCAGAGATAAATCATTTCTACCCATTGCTGATTTATCGTTGAATTGCTTACGcttgtgaaaataaacaaatagctaTACACACTTTTATTTGCTCTCCCTTCTCACACTTACAGTGGCTCATGACACCACTGTGCCTACCTTGCCCTTTCACTTCTTTCAGTCTTTAACTGAGGTGCCACAGTGGACACGGACAACTCCCTCTGGATGGATACTTGGATTGTTCCCATTCTAAATCTAGGTGCTCATTGGTGATCATTCTGCCATGATCTTTCTGTATGTACTTAATAATGAGGAGGggggaaagaatatttaaatataaaggatatatatgaaaaaaaaaaggtatatatcTGCTTGCAAATGCATAGATCTTTCTGGAGGGAGACATAGAAGTGGTCACCTCTGGGGAAGAAGCCTGGGGGCTAAAGGGCCAGGCTAGAGAGGAGAGCTCTTCACTGTATGTTCTTGCAAACTGTTTGGTTtcttaatgcatttaaaaaacaaagaaatgagttAAAAACTACACTTGCTCTGCAATATACTCAAGGCCAAGTCTGCCCTCTCTCACCTGGACACCACATCACCACTTGTAGTTTCCGTGTCCTCTGTGCCACCCCCTGCAATCCAACACCATCCAgatggccaccagggggcgcttCCTCAAATCCTTTACTCACACCACATCCCTCCTCTTCTTAAAACCTCCCGGTGGCTCTCTCCTCACTAACCCTGTGTCCTACGTGCCTCTTCTCCCTCATCCCAACACCCTCCTCCAGGTAAAGGAGGCCCTTTCAGCATCTCATCAACTCCCAGCTGCCCTCAAGCCCTGGCctgtgctgctccctctgcctggaatgctctccttGCCTCTGTTCTGCCTGAGCCCACTtcgccctcacctcctccaggaagcccttcctgCTCCATGCCCCTTTTGggttcccccagcccccagggcttcTCTATCTCAGAACCAGTGACTCTGAAGGAACCTGTTCTCTGGGGTTGGCCTCCAGCACCAGAAGGTAAGTGCTGTGAGGGATTCTCTTTCGAGCCCTCATGTGGACTGGCAAGAGTGGGGCCCCCAGAATATGGGCAATATTTAAATCAGTTATTGAACAAACAGCTGTGGAGCCAGGAATACAGtgagtgtggggagaggggaaggagcaaAGGTCAGAGGTCAACCTGTGCTGAGGGCCATGGAATCTAGCAGAGGCTCAGCCAGGGAATCATGGCCTGTCTCAGCACAGCCACTTGGGGTTAGCGAAGGGGACCCGCCCCGGGGAGGCGGCCGAGGTGTGGATACCTGGTAGATGGTGACCCTGGCGCTGAGGTTGGGCTCCATGTGCCGCAGGGCCAACCTGGCCAGGTCGATGGGGTCCTGGGGCAGGTCCCGGGGAACAGGGAACGGGTTGATGTTCTTGAAGCGGGTGAACCACAGCTTCATGCGCACAAGCTTGAGCATGGGGTAGCTTTTGCGTCCAAATATCTGAATCAGCAGGAACTCCGTCTCCTTGTTGGGCATCACCCCTGTACCAGGCAGATGCGGGCAGAGCCTCAGGGAGGGGccggaagagggaagggaagggaagacagacagaGTGAGCAAGAGATGGAGTGGGGTGTAGGGGCGAGGAGGAAGCCAGACAGACAAAAAGGAGACCAGCCAGAGCCCGGAAGCGATGGAGGTCCCGAGACCCTGAAGAGGGAGGCAGCCCACTACCTCTATAGCCCTTCCCGGTGCGTGCTGCCTGCTGGCCTCACCGTGGTTCTCCATCTGCTCCAGGACGGCGATCCCACACTCCTGCTGCCGTGGGTAGTGGATGAAAATCTTCTGGATGATGCTGCGAGGCCGGAAGACCTCCTTGGGGAAGATGTCGAGCAGCAGGTTGTAGACAGCCAGGTCCCGCTCGACGCCGTACTCCCGCATCTTGCGCAGAGCCAGGTAAATGAAATCGATGTGGCCCCGCTTGTGCACGTTGTGCTGTGTGAAGTTCTGCACGGCCCGCACAAAGCTCGCCTTGTCCTGCGCCGCATCTGGCGCCTGCCTGAACAGCTCCTCATGGCGTGCCAGGGCCTTGACCGGCCTCCTTGGGGGCTTGGGTGGGCATGGGACCAGCGATGAGTCAGGGCGGTGGGCGGCTGTGCTGCAGTGGAGGCTCCGCAGAGCCTGGGGTGGCACCTGTGGACAGAGATCCGCTGCTGGAATCTGGCGTTCCCCAGTGTCCCTGGGGGACTGCTGGGCTGGCTCTTTGCTGGGAATGGTGCCAGTGGCATCCCTAAGGGCCTCCAAGGAAGTGTGGTGCTGTGGGTACAAACCCAGGTTCAGGCACCATCGCAAAGTGTGACGCAGCAGGGGTAAAACCCCGATGGAGGGATCTGGCAATTTTCACCACGATGAGACAAGCATGCACCCTCTGACGCAGTAAGCCCACATCTGGTATTTAAATCGGACAGCTCTAGACACACCTGCACCGAAAAACTTTTGTGCAGAGGCTTGCATCATTGGTAACAGCGCAAATGTGCATCAGCAAGGAAGTAACTAAGCAAATGGCTGTGAACCTGGACAAGGAGCACCTACCACTAAGGAGGTCTCATGTGGCCTGGAGTGAGCTCTGAGGTATatcattaaatgagaaaaagcaaggTGTGAAACTGTGTAGAGTAGGTTTCCattggtgcaaaaaaaaaaaaaaaaaaaaggaaaaggaaaagaaaacgaCAGCTTATAAATAGTAGGTCCTATTATTTATAGATTCCATATTTGCAAATCTGCCTATTTGCTAAAATTCATGTTATCCCAAACCCAACACTCTTGGCGCTTTCCAGCCATTCACAGACACATGCAGTGGGACGGAACATCTGAGTCACCGAATACCTATGTTCCCAGCTGAGATGGAACAGGGTGactgctctgccttcttgttttgGCTCCCATGCTGTCACCAAGTGTCCTTTTAGAGGTTTATTTAGTGcatattttctgcatctttttgttttggtgaTACTGCTGTTGAAAATGGCCCCGAAGCCTATCTAGTGTTCCCACGTGCAAGAAGGCCGCCCTGttccttacagagaaaataaatacacatggtAAGTTAAGCTTAGACATGAGTTACAGTGTTGCTGGCCATGAGTTCTAGGTTAGTGAGTCAACAGTACATATTAAATAAGATGTCCTTAACCAGAAACACATATACCACAAGGCTatgattgattggttgatgaaaatgtgactGGAGGCTCACATGAACTGTTTCCCCTgggagcaatggttcagtatttgctaattcagtgaaTGTGGTGACTTTCTAGAATGTTACTGTGAATACTGAGAATCGACTGTATAGCTAAatgttttctgcttctgtgaaGTATCTCTGGAAGGAAATACAATAGGCAGGCAACATCTTGCCTCTCGAGAGGGCAGATAAGTGGTGGCCAGATAAGAGAGGGACAGACCCTTGTCATGGGATAGCTTCAGAACTTTTTGCATCTTGAACTATATTGTCTGCTGTAATTACCTATGTAAAAGATagatttcagaaactgaatttaaaaaggaaaatgcaggttTCGGAGTCAGCAGGAGTCTCGGCTTGGCTGTCCTCCGCCTGGGGATGCTCACTTCCCACTCTACTGCGcaggcctgtttccccatctgttatGGTGGTACTGCCCTCGGGTCAAGGAGACCTTGTTCCCCAGGTTGGGAATTGCATGCTGCCTTGAGTGGGCCAGATCCCTCTAGAATAGAAGTTGGCAAAACTATAGTCTGTGGGGCAAATCCAGTCTGCTGCCTGCTTTTGtattaaagttttattggaacacagccatgcatTCATTATGTCTGGTCTGGGGCTGCTttgtggcagagttgagtagctgtgacagagaccacatggcccacAAGGCCAGAAATATAATCTGgtctggggagggataaactaggagtgtGAGGTTAAGAGATACACACCACTagatataaaatggataaacaacaaggatttactgtacagcacagggaactatactcaatatgttgtaatagcctataatggaaaataatctgaaataaataaataaataaataaacgtatatataaataactgaatcactttgctatatgcctgaaactgacacagtattgtaaatcgactatacttcaaaaaaatatcttaaaaaaatttttactatctgaccctttacaaAAAAGTTTGCCAGCCTGGTACACTAGtagatttcttattttaatatgaattgaATGTTTAAATTAGAATGGTTATACATAAGgcatcttttcaaatatatggCTAATAAGAGCTCATATTTACTGAATATTCTTACGTTCCAGGGACTGTTGAGCACTTTCCGAGAGTGAGGCTCATTTAATCTTTCCACTGTCCATTGCAGGTGTGCACTTGGGGgtgcctattttacagatgaggaaaccgaggcccagagagatgaaacACGATGCCTGGTGTCTGTCACACAGCTACAGGCAGCAGAGCTAAGATGGGAGCCCCTGCTCtcatctctctgctctgctgcATCCAGTAGCCATCCTGATGTCCTGCTGAGGTAAGGTGatacatatgcattttttaaGGCATTCATTTAAAGTGAAAGTGGGTGGTATATGCGTAGTGCAAAGAGCAGAAAAGAACCTCTAGAATGCCCCCCAAAGAAGGGGAGACACCACAAATGAAATAAGGTAAATGAAATGCAGAGcatggggcctggcacagaggaagggcTCCGTGCTCAATAGGGGAGCTATTaatgttaccaccaccaccaccatcattgtTGCAGTCTACAGCTGTTGATCAGCCTGGGCCTTCTGGTCACTTTGCGTAAGGAAGGGAAATTCAGTTTTCTGCTCACATCTTTACAAGTGAATGCAGGAGGTACCCACAGTTGCCACCCAAATCCACTCAGCTCAGAccttattttcttgctttttttgggggggggtatttaggtttattatttacttatctatttattaatttattattatttttttaatggaggtactggggatagaactcaggactttgtgcatgctaagcatgcactctaccactgaactattacACCCACCCAGTTATTTatgttttagtggaggtactggggattgaacccaggaccttgtgcacgctaagcacatgctctaccactgagctatactcttccccccACCACCTCAGACCATCTTAATTTCAAATTCAAGCCCCTCACTCACATGGGCCCCAACACTTCTTAAAATGAGTAAGAGACATTCAACTGGCCGTCAGAGCAGACAGGCCAGCccagacctcccccaccccctcaaccaAGAGCTGGCTTCACTGGGTGGATTCTGAGGGCTTAGGACCAAATCCTGGGCCTGCCTGTCTTTCTCCACCCCAAGACTGGTGGTTACCTGAGAAAAGGGGGCTCCTGTGAGGGCAGTGCCACAGATGCCTCCCCAGCCCCGAGAGAGGCCCCGGGCCAGCAGGATGGCTTGGGCCCAGCTCATGCCTTTGCCTGTTGGGCAGACAcctgggaagagagaagagagcgCATCAGCCAGGCACCCCACCCGCTAAAAGCAATGAGACCCCTCTCTTGGGCAGGGCCCCATGCCAGGCTGCACGGCTAACTCCCCAGCTCCACTGGTCCCCTCACCCACAAGGTGGAGCTTGTGACTGTTCCAATCAAGGATCGCTGTTCTGCTGGGCCAGACCCTTCACTATCTCGAGGAATTTGCTCCTGCATTGGTCTCCATCCCTAGAGGATCAGTCTGTTTTGTTCAGTAGCTTCCTTTGCATACCAAACATTTCAGCCTTAGGATAAAATTCAGTGTTTGTTTCAGTCactgacccttgaataacatggctttgaactgtgtgggtccacttatatatATGCTgagttttttcaaaaaatatgtacCACAGTATCACACGATCTGCGggtggttgaatctgaggatgtggaaccGTGGAGACAAGGGCTGACTGTAAAAgtatatgtggattttcaactgtgtggaGGGTCGGCACTGCTAACCACTACGCTGttcgagggtcaactgtatattcacagaattgtgcaaccatcgctaaatcttatgttttattttttaatactttcatcatcccttccccccaaaaacctacacccattagcagtcactctcatCTCCCCTCACCCTCAACCCTGGGCAATCCCTAATCTTCTATCAATTTGCCTACTCTgggaatttcatgtaaatgaaatcatataacatgtgctcttttgtgactgggcttctttcacttagcatgttttcaaggtttacccacgctgtagcatgtatcagacttcattccttttaattgccaaaaaccacatttttatttatccattcatcaactgatgaacaatcgcatttcttcccactttttgactattatgactAATAGTcacaatagtgctgctatgaacatttgtgtagtTCTTGTGTGAACACGTGTTTACACTTCCCTTGGGTATATACTTAGATATCAGATTACAGGCACATATGGTAACtatgtttaatcatttgaggaactgctgaaatgtttctcaaagtggctgcaccattttacattcccaccagcaacgtacaagggttccaatttctctacattcttgccaatacttgttgtctgtctttttgatcaCCAACATCCTAGTGGGTGTCAAGTGGCATCTCACCgtggtttagatttgcatttctctaaaaattaatgatgttgagcatcttttcatgggcttataGGCCATTGTGTATCTTCTTCGGAGAAATATCCATTtagatcctttgtccatttaaaaattagattatttatcTTCTCATTattgagttgtttatatattttggatactaggagaaagtatttgtaaatccATCTGCAGGCCACCACTTCAGTCCAAGACCTCTTTTCATCTACCCAGCCTCACACTTCTTTCCTTACCTGCCTCCAGTCAGTTCTCCCCAAAGTGGTCAGaggtagctttttaaaatgtaaactagtggggagggtatagctcagtggtagaggttcaatccccagtactccattaagataaataaataaacctaattacctccccctcaacaacaacaaaatgtaaaCTAAATTCTTTGCCTAAAATTACTAATATCATACAATATAAACTTAGACATGTTCCACCCCTTATTCCTGGCAGCTCTAGTTACACTGTTTCTTAAACAAGCTAACTTTATTCTAGTCTTGGAGTCTTTGAACTTACTTTTCTCTGTTTGGAAATTTCCTCCCCAAATCAGGCCATAGCTGTCTCTGGTCATTCAGGTCTAAATTCAAATGAGCCATCCCTGACCACCACTCCACTCCCAATCTAAAGCCCCATCGTTCTGATGAatgcacattttttaaagcaatcattAGCATCTGAAATCAGctgtttcagttatttttgacTTGTTCAATGTCTGGCTCTCCTGGGAGATCCGGGATTTTTGTCTTCCTTATTGCTGTGTCTCCAGcacctgggacagtgcctggTTTATGGTAGGTACCCCAAAAGTATCCGCTGAATGGGAAGAGCTAAATTTCTACAAAACTTCTATAGATCTGAACACCTAGGCAGGGTGTACCTACGGCAGCTCTGAGGCTGGCTGCCAGGATTTTGAGTCCTttgggagaaacagacagacgCGGGTCGAATCCCAGCCTAGCTGCCGACCTGTGGCGTGACCTCGAGTAGATGGCTTTAACCTGAGCCTCAGCTGtctcatctgcaaaatcagagactAGGAACGTGGGAGGCGGGTACACAGAGGGCGACTTTTCCCGGCATGTCCCCGCTCCGTACTCCTTAAAGGTCACCGTGCCCTGGCTCTGCAGCCGGGATCCTCCGGGGCCGCCCTCCTGCGCTGCCAGCCCAGAACGAGCCGCCCCGGAGCCCGTAAATTCGCGCTTGCCTCCCCACGCGCGACCTACCTACTCACGCGACCAGCCGCGGAATCTCGGCCGGTTCTGTCTTACCGCTGGGCGCCGCCATGTTGCACGGAGGTCTTCCGGGTCATGGGCTAGCAGGGAGACAGCAAATCAAGGACGCCGGTTTAGAGAGGTCCCGCCCCAAAGGGAGAAGCAACCAATAGGGAGGCGGAAAAACCTTGGCCTCGCTTCATAACgagccaggccccgcccctggtAAGGCAAACAGCACCCTCCACCGAGGAATTGAGTATGGTCCGGGTAAGAGTGACTGGACCAGCGCCCGGCTGGGCGGCTGGACTTGGGGCAGGGCGGCGGAGGGCTGTGAATCCAACTGGCagccccagtttccccacctgaAATGTAGGAATGAAATACTAAAGGTAGTAGTAATGTGGATTCCTTCACTTGTTCAACAAACTCGAGCCTTACTGCGTGCCAGGTGCTAGGGATTTGGCACTGAGACCGGCCTAACTTGGTTTCCAACGCAGATGTGTAGCCATCATCCTCTCCATGGCCATCAGCACTCTCAGCGGGTACAACCTGCCCTCCGTGGAGACAATCAACATCAGCCTCACTCTGT
The genomic region above belongs to Camelus ferus isolate YT-003-E chromosome 22, BCGSAC_Cfer_1.0, whole genome shotgun sequence and contains:
- the ECSIT gene encoding evolutionarily conserved signaling intermediate in Toll pathway, mitochondrial isoform X1 gives rise to the protein MSWAQAILLARGLSRGWGGICGTALTGAPFSQVPPQALRSLHCSTAAHRPDSSLVPCPPKPPRRPVKALARHEELFRQAPDAAQDKASFVRAVQNFTQHNVHKRGHIDFIYLALRKMREYGVERDLAVYNLLLDIFPKEVFRPRSIIQKIFIHYPRQQECGIAVLEQMENHGVMPNKETEFLLIQIFGRKSYPMLKLVRMKLWFTRFKNINPFPVPRDLPQDPIDLARLALRHMEPNLSARVTIYQMPLPKDATDAADPTEPHIVGIQSPDQQAALAHHNPARPIFVEGPFSLWLRDKCVYYHILRADLLPPEEREVEEIPEEWNLYYPMQLDLAYERSGWDDYQFDISEVEEGPVFAICMTGAHDQATLAKWIQGLQETNPALAQIPVVFRLAGSSGELLASSSGLEEPLPPPPPPEGQEEEENSQQRQQQGQS
- the ECSIT gene encoding evolutionarily conserved signaling intermediate in Toll pathway, mitochondrial isoform X2, whose protein sequence is MSWAQAILLARGLSRGWGGICGTALTGAPFSQVPPQALRSLHCSTAAHRPDSSLVPCPPKPPRRPVKALARHEELFRQAPDAAQDKASFVRAVQNFTQHNVHKRGHIDFIYLALRKMREYGVERDLAVYNLLLDIFPKEVFRPRSIIQKIFIHYPRQQECGIAVLEQMENHGVMPNKETEFLLIQIFGRKSYPMLKLVRMKLWFTRFKNINPFPVPRDLPQDPIDLARLALRHMEPNLSARVTIYQMPLPKDATDAADPTEPHIVVEEGPVFAICMTGAHDQATLAKWIQGLQETNPALAQIPVVFRLAGSSGELLASSSGLEEPLPPPPPPEGQEEEENSQQRQQQGQS
- the ECSIT gene encoding evolutionarily conserved signaling intermediate in Toll pathway, mitochondrial isoform X3, giving the protein MSWAQAILLARGLSRGWGGICGTALTGAPFSQVPPQALRSLHCSTAAHRPDSSLVPCPPKPPRRPVKALARHEELFRQAPDAAQDKASFVRAVQNFTQHNVHKRGHIDFIYLALRKMREYGVERDLAVYNLLLDIFPKEVFRPRSIIQKIFIHYPRQQECGIAVLEQMENHGVMPNKETEFLLIQIFGRKSYPMLKLVRMKLWFTRFKNINPFPVPRDLPQDPIDLARLALRHMEPNLSARVTIYQMPLPKDATDAADPTEPHIVGSGGDSRGVEPLLPDAARPGLREEWLG